The genomic window GATGGACCTTGCCGTCCTTGGCGATGACGCCGTGACAGAGAGGCCCGGGAAGGGAGGCGTAACCGTCGCGGCAGATGCGGACGGTGTTCGCGGTGCCCTTGGTGACGGTGTGATGGATCATCACGCCGTGGACGGGCCCCCAGGGGCCCTTGTGATTGCGGTTGTGCGTACGCCAGTTGCCGACTTCGACGACCGTGAGCCCCTCGTCGCGCAGGGCGTCGAGGAAGCTGCTCGCGGACATGGGCGGGGACATGGCCGCCTCCTTCGTGTGGGTGGGGTGGTGCCCGGGGCGGTACGGGCCGGAACGGCCCGTACCGGATGTGTACCCAACACCGTTGGCCACCCGCCGTGTTCGTACCGACCGCGATGCGATCCGGACAGCCGAAGGCGTGGTGGGCACGGGTGGGTGGAAGCGTCCTCCTGCCCCGACCGTCCCCGACTAGTCCCACTCATTTGTGTGATGGCGAGCCCACTCTCCGTGCTGGAAGGCTCTTCCTCGCAGGTCAACCCATGATCGTGAGGGAGTCTCATGTCGGTTGGTTCGGTTGGTTCGGTCGGTTCGGATGGTCCGGTCGGTGACGAGGTGCGCGAGGGCGGACGGGACACGGCGCTGCCGCAGCAGAGTCTCGGTACGGCCGCCGCGCGGAACCTGGCGACCACCACCAAGTCCGCGCCGCAGATGCAGGAGATCACCTCCAGGTGGCTGCTGCGGATGCTGCCCTGGGTCCAGGTCCAGGGCGGTGCCTACCGGGTGAACCGCCGGCTCAGCTATTCGGTGGGCGACGGGCGCGTCACCTTCGTCCAGACCGGAGGCCAAGTCCAGGTCATCCCCGCCGAGCTCGGGGAGCTGCCGTCCCTGCGCGGATTCGGCGACGAGGCCGTCCTGGCCGAACTGGCCCAGCGCTGCCGCCAGGTGGAGTTCGCCCCCGGCGACGTGCTCGCCGCCAAGGGGGAGCCGGCCGACCGGGTCTTCCTCCTCGCGCACGGCCGCGTGGAACAGATCGGCACGGGTCCGTACGGGGACGAGGCGGTGCTCGGAGTCCTCGCCGACGGGGCGCACTTCGGCGACCGGTCCCTCGTCGACGGCGACGCCGTGTGGGAGTGGACGGCGCGGGCGGCCACCGCCTGCATCGCGCTGGAGCTGACCCGGCAGGACGTGCTCACCCTCGCCGACCGCGCCGAGTCGCTCGGTGTCCATCTCCTCTCGCTGCTGTCGCTGCCGCACCAGCGGACCAACAAGTACGGCGAGGCCGCCATCGACCTGTCCGCGGGTCACGTCGGCGAAGCCGTCGTCCCGCACACCTACGTGGACTACGAGGCGGCCCCCCGCGAGTACGAACTGAGCGTCGCCCAGACCGTGCTGAAGGTCCACAGCCGGGTGGCCGACCTCTACAACCAGCCGATGAACCAGACCGAGCAGCAGTTGCGGCTGACCGTCGAGGCCCTGCGCGAGCGCCAGGAGGACGAGCTCATCAACAACCGGGAGTTCGGGCTCCTGGCCAACTGCGACTACGGGCAGCGGCTCCAGCCGCACGACGGCGCGCCCGGACCGGACGACATGGACGAGCTGCTGTCCCGGCGGCGCGGCTCCAAGCTGTTCCTGGCCCATCCGCGCGCCATCGCGGCCTTCGGCCGCGAGTGCAGCAAGCGCGGGATCTACCCGGACACGGTGGACATCGGCGGCCACCGGATCCCCGCCTGGCGCGGAGTCCCCATCTTCCCGTGCAACAAGATCCCGGTCTCCGACGCAAGGACCACCTCGATCCTGTGCATGCGCACGGGCGAGGACGACCAGGGCGTCGTCGGCCTGCGGCAGAGCGGCATCCCCGACGAGATCGAGCCCAGCCTCTCGGTCCGCTTCATGGGCATCGACGAGCAGGCGATCATCTCGTACCTGGTCACGGCCTACTACTCGGCGGCGATCCTCGTCCCCGACGCCCTCGGCGTACTGGAGAACGTCGAGGTCAGCCGCTGGCGCTGACCGGTCGGCCGGCGGACGAGCCGGCCCTCCGAACCGGCGGGGCGGCCGCAGTCCGGGCCGGCGGCCACCTCGCCCCACCGCCTTCGCAGAGGAAGAGACCGTGACCATGACCAGCACGGACGCCGCCACCGACGGCCACGAGGCCGCCGTACTCCTGGAGCGCACCCGCACGGCGGTGAACCCGCGGCTGCGCGACACCGTCGAGTCGCTGCCCGGTTCCATACGCCGCGTGGCGATGTACCACTTCGGCTGGGAGCACGCCGACGGCACCCCGGCCGCCGGCTCGGCCGGAAAGGCGATCAGACCCGCCCTCGTGCTCGCCGCCACGAGAGCGCTGGGCGGGGATCCGCCCCAGGCCGTGCGCGCCGCGGCGGCCGTCGAGCTCGCGCACAACTTCACCCTGCTCCACGACGACGTGATCGACGAGGACCCGACCCGCCGCCACCGGCCCACCGCCTGGACCGTGTTCGGCACCCCCGACGCCATCGTCGCGGGCGACGCGATGCTCGCGCTCGCCCTGCGGCTGCTCGCCGAGGACCGTCACCCGGCGTCCGCCGCCGCCTCCGCCCGGCTCGCCGCCTGCGTCATCGAGCTCTGCGCCGGACAGCAGGCGGACTGCGCCTTCGAGCGGCGCGGACCGCAGGAGGTCACGCTCGACGAGTGCCTCGCCATGGCCACCGCGAAGACCGGGGCGCTGCTGGGCTGCGCCTGCGCCCTCGGCGCGCTGTACGCGGGAGCGGGCGAGGAGACGGCCGCCGCGATGGACGCCTTCGGACGGGAGGCGGGGCTGGCCTTCCAGCTCATCGACGACCTGATCGGCATCTGGGGCGATCCGCAGCGCACGGGCAAACCGGCCGGCGCCGATCTGGCCGCGTACAAGAAGTCCCTTCCGGTGGTCGCGGCGCTGAACTCGGGCACCGCGGCGGGCGCGGAGCTGGCCGAGCTGTACAGACGGCCCATGGACCCGCAGGCGGTCCGGCGCGCCGCCGACGCCGTGGACCGCGCGGGCGGCCGGGACTGGGCGCAGCTCCAGGCGGCGGACCGGATGTCCCGGGCCGTCCAGCAGCTGTCCCGGGCGGTGCCGGACCTGGCGGCGGCCGGGGACCTGCTGTCCCTTGCGGAGTTCGTCACACGCCGCACCCGCTGAGCAGGCCGCCCGCCCGTGCCCGGCCCGCCAACTCTAGGATCACTGCGACCTGTTGCTGACCAGAGAGATCCGAGAGAGGGGCCGGGCATGAGCGTACGCATTCGGCAGGCGGGGCAGGCGGACCGCGGGGCGGTGGCGCGGCTGCTCGACGAGGCGTTCCGGAACGACCCGGTGAGCAGCTGGGTCTTCCCCGACGAGGACCACCGGCGCAGGGTGCACGGAGTCTTCATGGGCGTCTTCACCGACATCGCGCTCACCGAAGGCCGGATCGACATGACCGAGGACGGGACGGCCGCGGCGCTCTGGCTCGACATCCCCGCCGGGCTGCCCGACGAGGAGGACGACACCCCCGCCCGGATGCGGGAGATCGCCGACCCGGACAACGAACGGGCCGAGCTCGTCGGCCGGCTGACCGGTGCGGTCCACCCGCACGACCGCGCGCACGCCTATCTGCTGCTCATCGCCGTCTCCCCGGAGCACCAGGGCCAGGGCCTCGGCACCGCGCTGATCGCCCCGGTGCTGGAGCGCTGCGACCGCGAGGGCGTGCCCGCCTATCTGGAGGCCAGCAGCGCCCGCAGCCGCGGGCTGTACGAGCGGCTCGGCTTCGCCTTCACGGGCCGTACGGTCGATCTTCCCGACGGCCCGCACATGTGGCCGATGTGGCGCGAGCCCGCGGGCCCGGGGGACGGCTCCTGAGGCTCCGGGCCTCTTGCTGACCTCCTCTCGCTCCCGAGGTCGGATCAGCACCTTCACCAGCCGGTATCACCAGAAAACAGAGGACCGAAGTGCGTCAGCTCACCTATTTCATCGCCTGCTCGATCGACGGCTTCATCGGCGACCCGAACGGCGACGCGTCGTCCATGTTCGGCTTCGCGGCCGAGGAGTACCTGGAGTTCCTGAAGGCCGAGTACCCCGAGACCATCCCGGCCCAGGGCCGCGCGGCGCTGGGGCTTCAGGACGCGGCGAACAAGCACTTCGACACGCTGATCCAGGGACGGGTCAGCTACCAGCTGGCGCTGGACATCGGCGTCACCAGCCCGTACGGACAACTGCGCGAGTACGTCGCCTCGCGGACCCTCGAGAAGTCCCCCGATCCGAACGTCGAGCTCATCTCCGACGACCTGGTCGGCCGGGTCCGTGCGCTCAAGGCCGAGGACAGCGGCCTCGGCATCTACCTCTGCGGCGGCTCGCAGCTCGCCGGTGAGCTCATGGGCGAGATCGACGAGCTGGTGATCAAGACGTACCCGCAGGTGTACGGCGCGGGCATGCCGATGTTCGGCGCGGACTTCGCGGTCACGGACTTCACGCTGGACTGGGTGCGCACGTTCGACAGCGGCGTGCTCGTACGGAAGTACACCCGGAAGCGTTAGCCGTTCCCGCAGGCTGACGCGAGGGGGCTCCTCCGTGCGCTGTTCGTGCGCTGTTCGTCCCGAGCATGCCGCCCTATCCTTGACCCATGGGCAGCGAAGGACGTCGGACCGTCCGCCGCCCGCAGGACGAGCAGGTGTGCCCGGCCTGTGGACAGCCTCTCGGTACCGTCATCAAACGACGCAAGGTCCTCGGGGCTTTCGTCCCCGAGTGGGTCCGCGACACGTGTCACAACCCCGACTGCAGGCTGGGCACCGAGCCCGCCGAGGGACCGGACACCACGGACAAGGCCGCGGACGGGCCCGGGGACGGGGAGCCCACCACAGGCTCGGCCGCGGGGTCGTCCGCCTAGGCGTGTCCGGCGGAGCGGTGCCGGTGAGGGCCGTTCGGGCGTTCGACGCGTCGAAGGGGTGACCGGCTGTACTGCGGAGCCAGTCATACCGCTACAGTCCGCGCCATGTCATCGGAGTCGACGGAAGTCTGGACCGGCTGGTACCGGGACCGCCGGGGTGCGGAATCGATCGCCATCACGGTCTCGGTCACCACGCAGGGGCGGGAAGTGCGCACCCGCATCAGGGGAAACGAGTACGAGGGACCGGGATTCGCCGCACTGTGCGCGGCGGACTCGGGCGAGGCCCTCTCCGGCTGCGTACTGGAATGGGATCTGCCGCTGCCCGTCGCCCTCGACGGGCTGGAGCACCAGGCGACGCTCAGCTGCCTGCTGTCCGTCGGTGACCACGGTGCGCACGGTCCGGCGGACCGCCGCCCCGACCGCATTGATCTGAGCCTGACCCTCCACTTCGGCGGGGCAGCGTACGAGTCCGGGATCGCCGGCGGCGACTTCGACGAGGCGCTCGGCCGCATCCGGCGCCAGCTGCCGGAGGGCGCGGAATTCGGACGGAGGCTGCTGGCCAGCGCCTGAACCCCGCCCAGGGCGCCGCCGCGGACTCGAGGAAAACGCCCCGCGCCCAGGTGAGGACACCTGGGCGCGGGGCGCCATGGGGGTGGGGGGTGGCTGCCGAGGGCCGGGCCGGCCGGCCCGGCCGACGGGTCAGGAGACCTTCGCGAGGGCGGCGGCGAGGCCGTTTGCCCACAGCTGGTCGACGCGGGCCCGCTCGGCCGCGTCCGGGTTGGCGTTCTGACAGGACGTTCCGGGCCCGCCGCCCGACATCAGCTCGCTGCACGGGCCGGAGTAGTGGTCGGGCAGCCCGAGCACGTGGCCGGTCTCGTGGGCAGTGACGCGGGTGGAGTTGTACTGCTGGTTCTGCTGGTAGTCGAGGAAGATGTAGCCGCGGCCGTGCCCGTCGGTGCTGGCGTACGAGCCGCGCGGGTCGTTGCCCTCGTAGTACTGGAAGTCGGGGCTGCTGCCCTCCTGCAGCTGGACGTTGGAGACCGAGCCGTTCCATATCTGGGTGCTGGCCGCTATCTGGGAACGGAAGCTGGGCGCGCCGCTCGCGCTGTAGACGACGGTGACGGCCTGCGCGCCGGGGTTCTTGGCGCGCTTCTCGGCGACCGACTTCACGACGGCGTCGAAGAAGGCCCTCGTCGCCTTCGCGTCCTCCGCCGAGCCGGCGTAGGCCACGGCCGAACTGGGCGCCGGTGACGAGGGATCGGCCGTGGGGACGGCGGCCGCGGGGACGGCGGCGGTCAGGGCCGCGGCGAGGCCGAGACCGAGGGCGGCGGAGACTAACGCCTTGGGACGTCGCATGGGGGGGCTCCTGCTCATCCGAGTGGGGGTTCGGTAGAGCAGAGTTTCGGGGAGCACGGCCCGTCCGCGGATGATGCCAACAGGCGATAGCACCACCGCATCACGCCAACGACCAGTCCCAACTACCTTGAAAACACGGGAAATTACTGCGACTCCGGTGTCTGGTGTGACACAACGCACCGTCCTACGCTCGACGCATGGAGCTGGAGGTGAGGCACCTGCGCGCGCTGTGCGCGATCGCCGACGCGGGCAGTC from Streptomyces formicae includes these protein-coding regions:
- a CDS encoding family 2B encapsulin nanocompartment shell protein, producing MSVGSVGSVGSDGPVGDEVREGGRDTALPQQSLGTAAARNLATTTKSAPQMQEITSRWLLRMLPWVQVQGGAYRVNRRLSYSVGDGRVTFVQTGGQVQVIPAELGELPSLRGFGDEAVLAELAQRCRQVEFAPGDVLAAKGEPADRVFLLAHGRVEQIGTGPYGDEAVLGVLADGAHFGDRSLVDGDAVWEWTARAATACIALELTRQDVLTLADRAESLGVHLLSLLSLPHQRTNKYGEAAIDLSAGHVGEAVVPHTYVDYEAAPREYELSVAQTVLKVHSRVADLYNQPMNQTEQQLRLTVEALRERQEDELINNREFGLLANCDYGQRLQPHDGAPGPDDMDELLSRRRGSKLFLAHPRAIAAFGRECSKRGIYPDTVDIGGHRIPAWRGVPIFPCNKIPVSDARTTSILCMRTGEDDQGVVGLRQSGIPDEIEPSLSVRFMGIDEQAIISYLVTAYYSAAILVPDALGVLENVEVSRWR
- a CDS encoding family 2 encapsulin nanocompartment cargo protein polyprenyl transferase, with the protein product MTSTDAATDGHEAAVLLERTRTAVNPRLRDTVESLPGSIRRVAMYHFGWEHADGTPAAGSAGKAIRPALVLAATRALGGDPPQAVRAAAAVELAHNFTLLHDDVIDEDPTRRHRPTAWTVFGTPDAIVAGDAMLALALRLLAEDRHPASAAASARLAACVIELCAGQQADCAFERRGPQEVTLDECLAMATAKTGALLGCACALGALYAGAGEETAAAMDAFGREAGLAFQLIDDLIGIWGDPQRTGKPAGADLAAYKKSLPVVAALNSGTAAGAELAELYRRPMDPQAVRRAADAVDRAGGRDWAQLQAADRMSRAVQQLSRAVPDLAAAGDLLSLAEFVTRRTR
- a CDS encoding GNAT family N-acetyltransferase; the protein is MSVRIRQAGQADRGAVARLLDEAFRNDPVSSWVFPDEDHRRRVHGVFMGVFTDIALTEGRIDMTEDGTAAALWLDIPAGLPDEEDDTPARMREIADPDNERAELVGRLTGAVHPHDRAHAYLLLIAVSPEHQGQGLGTALIAPVLERCDREGVPAYLEASSARSRGLYERLGFAFTGRTVDLPDGPHMWPMWREPAGPGDGS
- a CDS encoding dihydrofolate reductase family protein, whose protein sequence is MRQLTYFIACSIDGFIGDPNGDASSMFGFAAEEYLEFLKAEYPETIPAQGRAALGLQDAANKHFDTLIQGRVSYQLALDIGVTSPYGQLREYVASRTLEKSPDPNVELISDDLVGRVRALKAEDSGLGIYLCGGSQLAGELMGEIDELVIKTYPQVYGAGMPMFGADFAVTDFTLDWVRTFDSGVLVRKYTRKR
- a CDS encoding DUF6304 family protein, which translates into the protein MSSESTEVWTGWYRDRRGAESIAITVSVTTQGREVRTRIRGNEYEGPGFAALCAADSGEALSGCVLEWDLPLPVALDGLEHQATLSCLLSVGDHGAHGPADRRPDRIDLSLTLHFGGAAYESGIAGGDFDEALGRIRRQLPEGAEFGRRLLASA
- the snpA gene encoding snapalysin, encoding MRRPKALVSAALGLGLAAALTAAVPAAAVPTADPSSPAPSSAVAYAGSAEDAKATRAFFDAVVKSVAEKRAKNPGAQAVTVVYSASGAPSFRSQIAASTQIWNGSVSNVQLQEGSSPDFQYYEGNDPRGSYASTDGHGRGYIFLDYQQNQQYNSTRVTAHETGHVLGLPDHYSGPCSELMSGGGPGTSCQNANPDAAERARVDQLWANGLAAALAKVS